The Glycine max cultivar Williams 82 chromosome 12, Glycine_max_v4.0, whole genome shotgun sequence genome window below encodes:
- the LOC100500613 gene encoding Mitochondrial import inner membrane translocase subunit Tim9-like: protein MDKSMLADLDSLPEADKQRMTVMIDQLQIRDSLRMYNSLVERCFNDCVDTFKHKSLQKQEETCVRRCAEKFLKHSMRVGMRFAELNQGAATQD from the exons ATGGACAAGAGCATGCTAGCGGATTTGGATTCGCTCCCTGAGGCTGATAAGCAAAGAATGACTGTCATGATCGATCAGCTCCAAATCCGTGACAG TCTGAGAATGTATAATTCACTGGTTGAGAGATGCTTTAATGATTGTGTTGACACATTTAAGCATAAATCCCTGCAAAAGCAAGAGGAAACCTGTGTTCGAAGATGTGCAGAGAAATTTCTCAAGCATTCTATGCGGGTTGGCATGAGGTTTGCCGAGCTCAACCAAGGAGCTGCTACACAAGATTAA